The following are encoded in a window of uncultured Pseudomonas sp. genomic DNA:
- a CDS encoding D-hexose-6-phosphate mutarotase gives MARSHVERLELDELTCWRVRYGASELLISQQGAQILSYQEDDQPPLIWLSEQAAYRRGQGVRGGVPVCWPWFGNLQRNPQAVQDMHAQPATAPAHGLVRSMDWQLQDIDSQEHGICLDFAFNTRNQPLTDWPHAAELHLRIRLDERLHIELHSHNLGDTPLAISQALHSYFAVSDIRHVSVEGLHGCRYLETLEDWQTRQQYGALDFSGETDRIYLDTPAQLSILDRAWQRRIQLHSSGSKSAVLWNPWIDKAQRLSQFTADAWQGMLCIEHANVMDDICLLAAGEQRQLSVTISSQPL, from the coding sequence ATGGCCAGATCCCATGTTGAACGCCTTGAACTGGACGAACTGACCTGCTGGCGCGTGCGCTATGGGGCCAGCGAGCTGCTGATCAGCCAGCAGGGCGCGCAAATTCTCAGCTACCAGGAGGATGATCAGCCCCCACTGATCTGGCTGAGCGAGCAAGCCGCCTACCGCCGCGGCCAAGGCGTACGTGGCGGCGTGCCGGTGTGCTGGCCGTGGTTCGGTAACCTGCAACGCAATCCACAGGCCGTGCAAGACATGCACGCGCAACCTGCCACGGCCCCCGCCCATGGCCTGGTACGGAGCATGGATTGGCAACTGCAGGACATCGACAGCCAAGAGCATGGCATCTGCCTGGACTTTGCCTTCAACACGCGCAATCAGCCGCTAACCGACTGGCCACATGCCGCCGAACTGCATCTGCGTATACGCCTGGATGAGCGCCTGCATATCGAATTGCACAGCCACAACCTAGGCGATACGCCACTGGCAATCAGCCAGGCGCTGCACAGCTACTTTGCCGTCAGCGACATTCGCCACGTCAGCGTCGAAGGCCTGCATGGCTGTCGTTACCTCGAAACCCTGGAAGACTGGCAAACTCGCCAACAGTACGGCGCGTTGGATTTCAGCGGCGAGACCGACCGCATCTACCTGGACACTCCAGCGCAACTGAGCATCCTTGATCGCGCCTGGCAGCGGCGCATCCAGCTGCACAGCAGCGGCTCAAAGTCGGCCGTGCTGTGGAACCCCTGGATAGACAAAGCCCAACGCCTCTCACAATTCACCGCCGATGCCTGGCAGGGCATGCTGTGTATCGAGCACGCCAACGTGATGGACGATATCTGCCTATTGGCTGCGGGTGAACAGCGTCAGTTGAGCGTCACCATCAGCAGCCAGCCGCTATAG
- a CDS encoding polyamine ABC transporter substrate-binding protein, which translates to MKTIKHLLAGAICSATLFTCAAQAATAEPQRELRVYNWADYMLPSVPKDFAADTGIKLTWDVFDTNEGLEAKLLTGNSGYDLVVPTNTFLDNEIKAGVFQKLDKAQLPNWKNLDPGLLQLMTANDPGNQYAVPYMYGTVLIGFNPDKVKDVLGADAPVDSWDLIFKEENLSKLKQCGVAMLDSPGDILPIALHYLGLDPNSTKPDDYKKATELMLKVRPHVAYFHSAKYMTDIANGNICVAIGYSGSFYQFANRAKEAGNGVVVDWRLPKEGAPLWFDSFAIPKSAQNVTEAHEFLNNLLDPKVVAPISDFLGYPNPNKAGMPLVGPEIRDNPGLTPTAEAQKTLYVLQPLPQKIERIRTRAWNTIKSGT; encoded by the coding sequence ATGAAAACAATTAAACACCTGCTCGCCGGCGCCATCTGCAGCGCCACTTTATTCACCTGTGCTGCACAAGCCGCAACAGCCGAGCCGCAACGCGAACTGCGCGTGTACAACTGGGCCGACTATATGCTGCCCTCGGTGCCCAAGGACTTTGCCGCCGACACCGGGATCAAGCTGACCTGGGACGTGTTCGACACCAACGAAGGCCTGGAAGCCAAGCTGCTCACCGGCAACTCGGGGTACGACCTGGTGGTGCCGACCAACACCTTCCTCGACAACGAAATCAAAGCCGGGGTGTTCCAGAAGCTGGATAAAGCCCAGCTGCCCAACTGGAAAAACCTCGACCCCGGCCTGCTGCAACTGATGACCGCCAACGACCCCGGCAACCAGTACGCCGTGCCTTATATGTACGGCACCGTGTTGATCGGTTTCAACCCGGACAAGGTCAAAGACGTACTCGGCGCCGATGCCCCGGTGGACAGCTGGGACCTGATCTTCAAAGAAGAGAACCTCAGCAAGCTCAAGCAGTGCGGCGTGGCCATGCTCGACTCACCCGGCGACATCCTGCCAATAGCCCTGCACTACCTGGGCCTTGACCCCAACAGCACCAAGCCGGATGACTACAAGAAAGCCACCGAGCTAATGCTGAAAGTTCGCCCCCACGTCGCCTACTTCCACTCGGCCAAATACATGACCGATATCGCCAACGGCAACATCTGCGTGGCCATCGGTTACTCCGGCAGCTTCTACCAATTCGCTAACCGCGCCAAAGAAGCGGGCAACGGTGTAGTGGTCGATTGGCGCTTGCCGAAGGAAGGCGCGCCACTGTGGTTTGACTCCTTCGCCATTCCGAAAAGCGCACAGAACGTCACTGAAGCCCACGAGTTCCTCAACAACTTGCTCGACCCAAAAGTCGTCGCGCCAATCAGTGACTTCCTCGGCTACCCCAACCCGAATAAGGCAGGCATGCCGCTGGTAGGCCCGGAGATTCGCGACAACCCCGGCCTCACCCCAACCGCCGAAGCGCAAAAGACCCTCTACGTGCTGCAACCGCTGCCGCAGAAGATCGAACGCATCCGCACCCGCGCCTGGAACACCATCAAGTCCGGCACCTGA
- a CDS encoding LysR substrate-binding domain-containing protein has product MNLESKWLEDFVTLAATRSFSQAAQKRFVTQPAFSRRIRSLENMLGLTLVDRSCTPVELTESGQLFLVTARSIVEQLGEVVRHLHNLEGQQGEVMQIAAAHSLTLGFFPQWIARLRREGLPLNTRLVATNVGEAVHALRDGACDLILAFYDPDAALQMDPEIFPSLHLGRTEMLPVCAVGEDGVPLFDLGGAQSVPLLAYSAGAFLGRSVNLLLRQRGLRSTTVYETAMADSLKSMALQGMGVAWVPRLSVTGELARGELVVCGNEQWQVPLEIRLYRCALVRKASVRLLWRKLESGEVG; this is encoded by the coding sequence ATGAATCTAGAAAGTAAGTGGCTGGAAGACTTTGTCACCCTGGCCGCCACCCGCAGCTTTTCCCAGGCGGCGCAAAAGCGTTTCGTCACGCAGCCGGCGTTCAGCCGACGGATTCGCAGCCTGGAGAACATGCTCGGCCTGACGTTGGTGGACCGCAGTTGCACGCCGGTTGAGTTGACCGAGTCCGGCCAGCTGTTTCTGGTTACGGCGCGCAGCATCGTCGAGCAACTGGGTGAGGTGGTGCGTCACCTGCACAACCTCGAAGGTCAGCAAGGCGAGGTGATGCAAATTGCCGCCGCGCACTCGCTGACCTTGGGGTTTTTCCCCCAGTGGATCGCCCGCCTGCGCCGGGAAGGGCTGCCGCTGAACACCCGCTTGGTGGCCACCAACGTCGGCGAAGCGGTGCATGCTTTGCGTGACGGGGCCTGTGACCTGATCCTGGCCTTTTACGACCCGGACGCCGCGTTGCAAATGGATCCGGAGATTTTCCCCTCGCTGCACCTGGGGCGCACCGAGATGCTGCCGGTCTGTGCGGTGGGTGAAGACGGCGTGCCGCTGTTCGATCTTGGCGGCGCACAAAGCGTACCGCTGCTGGCCTACAGCGCCGGTGCGTTCCTCGGCCGTTCAGTCAATTTGTTGCTGCGCCAACGCGGGCTGCGCTCGACCACGGTGTATGAAACGGCGATGGCCGATAGCCTAAAAAGCATGGCCTTGCAGGGCATGGGCGTGGCGTGGGTGCCGCGCTTGTCGGTGACCGGCGAGCTGGCTCGCGGTGAGCTGGTGGTGTGCGGCAATGAACAGTGGCAGGTGCCACTGGAGATTCGCCTGTACCGTTGCGCCTTGGTGCGCAAGGCGTCAGTGCGCTTGCTCTGGCGCAAGCTGGAGAGCGGCGAGGTCGGCTGA
- the aspA gene encoding aspartate ammonia-lyase, whose translation MSAAASTRLEKDLLGNLDVPADAYYGIQTLRAVQNFRLSGVTLSHYPKLVVALAMVKQAAADANRELGHLSAAKHTAISTACARIIQGEFHDQFVVDMIQGGAGTSTNMNANEVIANVALEAMGFEKGDYKQLHPNNDVNMAQSTNDAYPTAIRLGLLLGHDSLLNSLDKLIQSLSKKHLAFSHVLKMGRTQLQDAVPMTLGQEFRAYATTLSEDLQHLKLLAPTLLTEVNLGGTAIGTGINADPQYQLLAVKRLAIISGQPLTPAADLIEATSDMGAFVLFSGMLKRTAVKLSKICNDLRLLSSGPRTGINEINLPARQPGSSIMPGKVNPVIPEAVNQVAFEVIGNDLALTMAAEGGQLQLNVMEPLIAYKIFDSIRLLTRAMDMLRELCIDGITANEARCRELMENSIGLITALNPYIGYENATRIAKIALDSGRGVLELVREEKLLDDATLDDILRPENMIAPRLVPLKP comes from the coding sequence ATGTCCGCTGCTGCATCAACTCGCCTTGAAAAAGACCTGCTCGGCAATCTCGACGTTCCCGCTGACGCCTATTACGGCATTCAGACCCTGCGCGCCGTGCAGAACTTCCGCCTGTCCGGCGTGACGCTGTCGCATTACCCGAAACTGGTGGTCGCGCTGGCCATGGTCAAGCAGGCTGCCGCCGACGCCAACCGCGAGCTGGGCCACCTGTCCGCAGCCAAGCACACGGCAATCAGCACCGCTTGCGCACGCATCATTCAGGGTGAGTTCCACGATCAGTTCGTGGTCGACATGATTCAGGGCGGGGCCGGCACCTCGACCAACATGAATGCCAACGAGGTGATCGCCAACGTCGCCCTAGAGGCCATGGGTTTCGAGAAGGGTGACTATAAGCAGCTGCACCCAAACAACGACGTGAACATGGCGCAGTCAACCAACGACGCCTACCCGACGGCCATTCGCCTCGGCCTGCTGCTGGGCCATGACAGCCTGCTCAACTCGCTGGACAAGCTGATCCAGTCGCTGTCGAAAAAGCACCTGGCGTTCAGCCACGTGCTGAAAATGGGCCGCACCCAATTGCAAGACGCCGTGCCGATGACCCTCGGCCAGGAATTCCGCGCCTACGCCACCACCCTCAGCGAAGACCTGCAGCACCTCAAGCTGCTCGCCCCGACCCTGCTCACCGAAGTGAACCTGGGTGGCACCGCGATCGGCACCGGTATCAACGCCGACCCGCAGTACCAGCTGCTGGCGGTTAAGCGCCTGGCGATCATCAGCGGTCAGCCGCTGACCCCGGCCGCCGACCTGATCGAAGCGACCTCGGACATGGGCGCGTTCGTGCTGTTCTCCGGCATGCTCAAGCGCACTGCGGTGAAGCTGTCGAAGATCTGTAACGACCTGCGCCTGCTCTCCAGCGGCCCGCGCACCGGTATTAATGAAATCAACCTGCCAGCGCGTCAGCCAGGCAGCTCGATCATGCCCGGCAAGGTCAACCCGGTGATCCCGGAAGCGGTCAACCAGGTGGCCTTCGAAGTGATTGGCAACGACTTGGCGCTGACCATGGCGGCCGAAGGTGGCCAACTGCAGCTCAACGTCATGGAGCCGCTGATCGCCTACAAGATTTTCGACTCGATCCGCCTGCTGACCCGCGCCATGGATATGCTGCGTGAGCTGTGCATCGACGGCATCACCGCCAACGAAGCACGCTGCCGTGAACTGATGGAAAACTCCATCGGCCTGATCACCGCGCTCAACCCCTACATTGGCTACGAAAACGCCACGCGCATCGCCAAGATTGCGCTGGACAGCGGCCGCGGTGTGCTGGAACTGGTGCGTGAAGAAAAGCTTCTGGATGACGCCACTCTGGACGACATCCTGCGCCCGGAAAACATGATTGCTCCACGTCTAGTCCCGCTGAAGCCTTGA
- a CDS encoding TorF family putative porin: protein MRQFALISLLLSPLSPAVAVELNDQLDLSLNVTALSDYRSRGQSQTLGDPALQASATLAHSNGLYLGAWTSNVDFGFDYKARQEVDYYAGYYWQMSADVSLDMGYVHYSYPRQSNFNFAETYGILSAYGVSLGLQYADDFTDNQSYLWSYLGYATTLPADVGLNLRYGKVDYKDPVLVSNSGSSRSNYNEWEVKLDRDLMGLNWSLSYVDSDMSKAECLNYLGFDDICGAAVVAGISKDF from the coding sequence ATCCGTCAATTCGCCCTGATCAGCCTGCTCCTCAGCCCACTGAGCCCGGCAGTGGCCGTCGAACTCAACGACCAGTTGGACCTCAGCCTGAATGTCACCGCGCTGAGCGACTACCGCTCGCGTGGCCAATCACAAACCCTCGGCGACCCAGCCTTGCAGGCGTCGGCCACCCTGGCCCACAGCAATGGTCTGTACCTGGGTGCTTGGACTTCCAATGTCGATTTTGGCTTCGACTACAAAGCCCGTCAGGAAGTCGATTATTACGCCGGCTACTACTGGCAAATGAGCGCCGATGTCAGCCTGGACATGGGTTATGTGCACTACAGCTACCCACGCCAGAGCAATTTCAACTTCGCCGAGACCTACGGTATTTTGAGTGCCTACGGGGTCAGCCTGGGCCTGCAGTATGCCGACGATTTCACCGACAACCAGAGCTACCTGTGGAGCTATCTGGGCTACGCCACAACTCTGCCAGCCGACGTGGGGCTTAACCTGCGCTATGGCAAGGTGGACTACAAGGATCCCGTGCTGGTTAGCAATAGTGGCAGCAGCCGCTCCAATTACAACGAATGGGAGGTCAAGCTGGATCGCGACCTGATGGGCCTTAACTGGAGCTTGAGCTATGTCGACAGCGATATGTCCAAAGCTGAGTGCCTGAACTATCTGGGTTTCGACGATATCTGCGGCGCAGCTGTGGTGGCCGGCATCAGTAAGGATTTCTAA
- a CDS encoding histone deacetylase family protein, with translation MLTFYSDDHHLHHGSCELIDGQLMPCFEKPQRADHILQRVKNRQLGEIHAPKDFGRAPIERIHSAAYLDFFKGAWDRWQAQNGNGDLLPFTWPARTLRPVIPTDLHGQLGYYSFDGGAPITAGTWQAAYSAAQVALSAQQEIANGAYSAFALCRPPGHHAAGELMGGYCYLNNAAIAAQAFLDQGKQRVAILDVDYHHGNGTQDIFYSRSDVLFTSIHGDPAEEFPFFLGYSDERGEGAGEGYNFNYPLPMGSPWEVWSAALDQACQRISEYDAEVIVVSLGVDTFKDDPISQFKLDSPDYLAIGRRIAALGKPTLFVMEGGYAVEAIGVNAVNVLEGFEGA, from the coding sequence ATGCTGACCTTTTACAGCGACGACCATCACCTGCACCACGGCAGCTGCGAGCTAATCGACGGCCAGTTGATGCCTTGCTTCGAAAAGCCGCAACGCGCCGACCACATCCTGCAACGGGTCAAGAATCGCCAGCTGGGCGAAATCCACGCACCAAAAGACTTCGGCCGCGCACCTATCGAACGCATTCATAGCGCCGCTTACCTGGACTTCTTCAAGGGCGCCTGGGATCGCTGGCAAGCACAGAACGGCAATGGCGATCTGCTGCCCTTCACCTGGCCGGCGCGTACCCTGCGGCCGGTGATCCCCACCGACCTGCACGGCCAGCTGGGCTATTACAGCTTTGACGGCGGCGCGCCGATCACCGCCGGCACCTGGCAAGCCGCGTACAGCGCCGCGCAAGTAGCGCTCAGCGCACAACAGGAAATTGCCAACGGTGCGTACAGTGCGTTTGCCCTGTGCCGTCCGCCCGGCCATCACGCCGCCGGCGAGTTGATGGGCGGCTACTGCTACCTGAATAACGCCGCCATTGCCGCCCAGGCCTTTCTTGATCAGGGCAAACAACGCGTGGCCATTCTCGATGTCGACTACCACCACGGCAACGGCACGCAGGACATTTTCTATTCGCGCAGCGATGTGCTGTTCACCTCGATTCACGGTGATCCTGCTGAAGAGTTTCCGTTCTTCCTCGGCTACAGCGATGAGCGCGGTGAAGGGGCTGGTGAGGGCTATAACTTCAACTATCCACTGCCCATGGGCAGTCCCTGGGAGGTGTGGAGCGCAGCGCTGGATCAAGCCTGCCAGCGCATCAGTGAATACGACGCCGAGGTTATCGTCGTCTCACTGGGTGTGGACACCTTCAAGGACGACCCGATTTCCCAGTTCAAACTCGACAGCCCGGATTACCTGGCCATCGGCCGGCGCATTGCCGCCCTGGGTAAACCGACGCTGTTCGTCATGGAAGGCGGCTACGCCGTTGAGGCCATCGGCGTGAATGCCGTGAATGTTCTGGAAGGCTTCGAGGGCGCTTAA
- a CDS encoding DUF3299 domain-containing protein → MRYLLLPLLLLSRLACAELPETDWLELMPPQDRAALEAMPEIDHQGAEQDSEFYSPGGLKQQAKNLPAVMYSTNTVTALNGKALRLGGYPVPLETDSQGRSTLFFLVPYPGACIHVPPPPPNQLVLVRYPQGIELEDIYAPLWVSGTLKIEQVNNELADAAYAMQAAEVRTVQEEDL, encoded by the coding sequence ATGCGTTACTTGCTACTTCCGCTGTTGTTGTTGAGCCGCCTGGCCTGTGCCGAGCTGCCGGAAACCGACTGGCTTGAACTGATGCCGCCGCAAGACCGGGCGGCATTGGAAGCCATGCCGGAAATCGACCATCAAGGCGCAGAACAAGACAGCGAGTTCTACAGCCCTGGCGGCCTCAAACAGCAGGCCAAGAACCTGCCAGCGGTGATGTACTCAACCAACACCGTTACCGCCCTGAATGGCAAAGCGCTGCGCCTGGGTGGCTACCCCGTGCCGCTGGAAACCGACAGCCAAGGCCGCAGCACCTTGTTTTTCCTGGTGCCCTACCCGGGCGCCTGCATCCACGTCCCACCGCCACCACCGAACCAGCTGGTACTGGTGCGCTACCCCCAAGGCATCGAGCTGGAAGACATCTACGCGCCGCTGTGGGTCAGCGGCACACTGAAGATCGAGCAGGTCAACAACGAACTGGCGGATGCGGCCTATGCGATGCAGGCGGCAGAAGTGCGGACTGTGCAGGAAGAGGATTTGTAG
- a CDS encoding 5-(carboxyamino)imidazole ribonucleotide synthase, with protein MKIGVIGGGQLGRMLALAGTPLGMNFAFLDPAPDACAQALGEHIRADYGDQDHLRQLADEVDLVTFEFESVPAETVAFLSQFVPVYPSAEALRIARDRWFEKSMFKDLGIPTPDFADIQSQADLDAAVAAIGLPAVMKTRTLGYDGKGQKVMRAPADVVGAFAELGSVPCILEGFVPFTGEVSLVAVRARDGETRFYPLVHNRHDGGVLALSIASSDHPLQALAEDYVSRVLSKLDYVGVLAFEFFEVDGGLKANEIAPRVHNSGHWTIEGAECSQFENHLRAVAGLPLGSTAKIGESAMLNFLGVVPPVEQVIAIDDCRLHHYGKAFKVGRKVGHATLRCADRATLDKQIAAVEALIAKS; from the coding sequence ATGAAAATCGGCGTAATCGGTGGCGGCCAACTGGGTCGCATGTTGGCCCTGGCAGGCACTCCGCTGGGGATGAATTTCGCCTTTCTCGACCCTGCGCCAGATGCCTGTGCGCAAGCGTTGGGTGAACACATCCGCGCCGATTATGGCGATCAGGATCACTTGCGTCAGCTGGCTGACGAAGTCGACTTGGTGACCTTTGAATTCGAGAGCGTACCGGCCGAGACCGTGGCCTTCCTCTCGCAGTTCGTGCCGGTTTACCCGAGCGCCGAAGCCCTGCGTATCGCCCGTGATCGCTGGTTTGAAAAGTCGATGTTCAAGGACCTCGGCATCCCCACCCCGGATTTCGCCGATATCCAGTCGCAGGCCGACCTGGATGCCGCTGTGGCGGCAATTGGTCTACCCGCAGTGATGAAGACCCGTACCCTGGGTTACGACGGCAAGGGCCAGAAGGTCATGCGTGCGCCGGCCGATGTTGTCGGCGCTTTCGCTGAGCTGGGCAGCGTGCCCTGCATCCTTGAAGGCTTCGTGCCCTTCACTGGCGAGGTATCGCTGGTCGCGGTGCGCGCCCGTGATGGCGAAACGCGCTTCTACCCGTTGGTGCACAACCGCCACGACGGCGGTGTGCTGGCGCTGTCCATTGCCAGCAGCGATCATCCGTTGCAGGCGTTGGCCGAAGACTACGTCAGCCGCGTGCTGAGCAAGCTCGACTACGTCGGCGTGCTGGCGTTTGAGTTCTTCGAGGTCGACGGCGGCCTGAAAGCCAACGAAATCGCCCCGCGCGTGCACAACTCCGGGCACTGGACCATCGAAGGTGCCGAGTGCAGCCAGTTCGAGAACCACCTGCGCGCCGTTGCCGGCCTGCCGCTGGGCTCGACGGCGAAGATCGGCGAGAGCGCCATGCTCAACTTCCTCGGTGTGGTACCGCCGGTGGAGCAGGTTATCGCCATCGACGACTGCCGCCTGCATCACTACGGCAAGGCCTTCAAGGTCGGGCGCAAGGTTGGCCACGCCACCCTGCGCTGCGCCGATCGCGCCACGCTGGACAAGCAGATTGCCGCCGTCGAAGCGCTGATCGCCAAGAGCTGA
- the purE gene encoding 5-(carboxyamino)imidazole ribonucleotide mutase: protein MSALVGVIMGSKSDWSTLSHTADMLDKLGIPYEVKVVSAHRTPDLLFQYAEQADERGIQVIIAGAGGAAHLPGMCAAKTHLPVLGVPVQSAVLSGVDSLLSIVQMPAGIPVATLAIGKAGAVNAALLAASIIGHQHPQFHAALKQFRQEQTETVLDNPDPREA, encoded by the coding sequence ATGAGCGCACTGGTTGGCGTGATCATGGGCTCCAAGTCCGATTGGTCCACCCTTAGCCACACCGCCGATATGCTGGACAAGCTGGGCATTCCGTACGAAGTGAAGGTGGTTTCCGCCCACCGCACCCCGGACCTGCTGTTCCAGTATGCCGAGCAGGCTGACGAGCGTGGCATTCAGGTGATCATCGCCGGTGCCGGCGGCGCGGCGCACCTGCCGGGCATGTGTGCGGCCAAGACCCACCTGCCAGTACTTGGTGTACCGGTGCAGTCAGCCGTGCTTTCGGGCGTCGATTCGCTGCTGTCGATCGTGCAGATGCCGGCCGGTATTCCGGTCGCTACTCTGGCCATCGGCAAAGCCGGCGCGGTCAACGCTGCGCTGCTCGCGGCGAGCATCATCGGTCACCAGCACCCGCAGTTTCACGCGGCGCTTAAGCAGTTCCGTCAGGAACAGACCGAAACCGTGCTGGACAACCCGGACCCGCGTGAGGCCTAA
- a CDS encoding GlsB/YeaQ/YmgE family stress response membrane protein gives MSIIGIIFIGLIVGLIARFLKPGNDGMGWIMTILLGIGGSIAATYGGQALGIYKVGESAGFIGAVVGAVVLLIIYAAVKKD, from the coding sequence ATGAGCATTATCGGCATCATCTTTATCGGCCTGATCGTCGGCCTGATCGCCCGCTTCCTCAAACCCGGCAACGACGGCATGGGCTGGATCATGACCATCCTGCTGGGTATCGGTGGTTCAATCGCCGCGACCTACGGTGGCCAGGCGCTGGGTATTTATAAGGTCGGCGAGTCTGCCGGCTTTATTGGCGCTGTAGTGGGGGCTGTGGTGTTGCTGATCATTTATGCCGCAGTGAAAAAGGACTGA
- a CDS encoding AraC family transcriptional regulator, with protein MLHAHLTTLHVVSQILEIFVQQPELTEQLMAGSGITAADLACADTRITRTQELQVCANALNERSDLGLELGRRMHVSAYGMVGYAALSSATFGDAWQLMLQYPALLGTYFKLDLLIEGELAWVCASDYQHRPELEVFNLEMCLASLKLMCDDLLGQALPLSAAQFRHHEPDYSAHYANSFACPLQFNAERNAFAFPANWLAQALPLADAVTHREMLSRCRKQNTEFATRQAWLGRIRQLLSEQLSAPPGLEQLAQQMHCSPRTLRRHLQALGTHYQELLDELRFEQAKTLLGEEDWPICRIAEHLGFSETASFRHAFQRWSGVAPSRFRA; from the coding sequence ATGTTGCATGCCCACCTGACCACCCTGCATGTGGTCTCACAAATTCTCGAAATATTTGTCCAGCAACCTGAGCTGACCGAGCAACTCATGGCCGGCAGCGGCATTACTGCGGCCGATCTAGCCTGCGCCGATACGCGCATCACCCGCACTCAAGAACTACAGGTATGCGCCAACGCCCTGAATGAACGTAGCGACCTCGGCCTGGAATTGGGCCGGCGCATGCATGTGTCGGCGTATGGCATGGTCGGTTACGCCGCCCTATCAAGCGCCACCTTTGGTGACGCTTGGCAGCTGATGCTGCAGTACCCGGCGTTACTCGGCACCTACTTCAAGCTGGATTTGCTGATTGAAGGCGAACTGGCGTGGGTCTGCGCCAGTGATTACCAGCACCGCCCGGAGCTGGAGGTGTTCAACCTGGAAATGTGCCTGGCGTCACTCAAGCTGATGTGTGACGACCTGCTCGGCCAAGCGCTGCCGTTGAGCGCTGCGCAGTTCCGCCATCACGAGCCTGATTACAGCGCGCACTACGCCAACAGCTTTGCCTGCCCACTGCAGTTCAATGCCGAGCGCAACGCCTTCGCCTTCCCCGCCAACTGGCTCGCACAAGCTTTACCGCTAGCCGATGCGGTGACCCATCGCGAAATGCTCAGCCGGTGCCGCAAACAAAACACCGAGTTCGCCACCCGCCAAGCCTGGCTGGGGCGTATTCGCCAACTGCTCAGCGAGCAGCTCAGCGCACCTCCCGGCCTGGAACAGCTGGCGCAACAGATGCACTGTTCGCCGCGCACCCTGCGCCGGCACTTGCAGGCGCTCGGCACGCACTACCAAGAGCTGCTCGACGAACTGCGCTTTGAACAGGCCAAGACCCTGCTCGGCGAAGAAGACTGGCCCATTTGCCGCATCGCCGAACACCTGGGCTTTAGTGAAACCGCCAGCTTCCGCCATGCCTTCCAGCGCTGGAGCGGCGTCGCGCCCAGCCGCTTCCGTGCCTAG